The Gemmatimonas sp. UBA7669 genome includes a window with the following:
- the add gene encoding adenosine deaminase, with the protein MSHAALAEIVQRLPKAELHCHLDGSLRPGTLLELSQARGLALPVTTVADLARWMRADDAADLESYLARFATTLAVMQSASELERVAHELVLDAALDGTRYIEVRFCPALNTHGGLSLTDVMDAVLKGLARGERETGTVARTIVCALRSLPAPHTQEMAELAVAYRNRGVVAFDLAGGEAGNTADQHAASFDYARAHNLAVTVHAGEGDGAHSIHQAVHRCGALRIGHGTRLHEDAELEAWVVDRQIPLEVCPTSNVQTRVVPTFAAHPLARYVSLGAVVTLNTDNRLVSGVSLTDEYLGCMQHLGFDLATLGRLAVAAFGAAFLPLAQRRSLQEQAQRDIARLLADTPESLHRMEAAA; encoded by the coding sequence GTGAGCCACGCCGCGCTCGCGGAAATCGTGCAGCGTCTGCCGAAGGCGGAGTTGCACTGCCATCTCGACGGGTCGCTTCGGCCGGGGACGTTGCTCGAACTGTCGCAGGCACGCGGTCTCGCTCTGCCGGTGACTACGGTGGCGGATCTGGCGCGTTGGATGCGCGCCGACGACGCCGCTGATCTCGAATCCTATCTCGCGCGCTTTGCGACGACGTTGGCCGTCATGCAGAGTGCGTCGGAGCTCGAGCGGGTGGCACACGAGCTGGTGCTCGATGCCGCACTCGACGGCACGCGCTACATCGAGGTGCGCTTCTGTCCGGCGCTCAACACGCACGGCGGACTTTCGCTGACCGATGTCATGGACGCCGTGCTCAAGGGCCTCGCACGCGGGGAGCGTGAAACGGGCACCGTCGCGCGCACCATTGTGTGCGCGCTGCGGAGCCTGCCCGCGCCGCACACCCAGGAGATGGCGGAGTTGGCCGTGGCCTACCGGAACCGTGGCGTGGTGGCCTTTGATCTCGCTGGCGGAGAGGCGGGCAACACGGCGGACCAGCATGCTGCGTCGTTCGACTATGCACGGGCGCACAATCTGGCCGTCACCGTGCACGCCGGTGAAGGCGATGGCGCGCACAGTATTCATCAGGCGGTGCATCGCTGCGGCGCACTGCGTATAGGGCATGGCACCCGCTTGCACGAGGACGCCGAACTCGAAGCCTGGGTGGTGGACCGACAGATCCCGCTCGAGGTCTGCCCCACCAGCAACGTGCAGACGCGGGTCGTTCCAACCTTTGCCGCGCATCCGCTCGCCCGCTACGTGTCGCTCGGCGCCGTCGTGACACTCAATACGGACAATCGCCTTGTCAGCGGCGTGTCACTCACCGACGAGTACCTGGGCTGCATGCAGCATCTCGGGTTTGACCTGGCGACACTGGGTCGGTTGGCAGTCGCAGCCTTCGGTGCGGCCTTTCTGCCGCTGGCGCAGCGCCGAAGCCTACAGGAACAGGCACAGCGCGATATTGCGCGGCTGTTGGCCGATACCCCGGAGTCGTTGCATCGCATGGAGGCTGCCGCATGA
- a CDS encoding TrmH family RNA methyltransferase, with protein sequence MKLLTLARDLQRRKARERQQLFVAEGVRTVESLLASGLAVQGLLLADDAQGNERVRAVLDMCDARRIAVATVSARELQEAADTESPQGVLAIAPIPSWEMPAPPFVDGTRFLVLDALQDPGNVGTVVRTAAAMGVRATFALPGTVDVWNAKVVRGSMGALFTHPVYLLDWTTVAGFMAQHDVTLWAADMDGTPLPELALHQVAAPQALVVSNEGAGLTPAVAASVQRTVAVPMAAGVESLNVGVATGILLYAMAFRGGRSGYPAAG encoded by the coding sequence GTGAAGTTACTGACGCTTGCCAGAGACCTGCAGCGCCGCAAAGCCCGGGAGCGGCAGCAACTGTTCGTGGCCGAGGGCGTGCGCACGGTGGAATCGCTGCTGGCCAGCGGCTTGGCAGTGCAGGGCCTGTTGCTGGCTGACGACGCCCAGGGCAACGAGCGGGTACGGGCCGTGCTGGACATGTGTGACGCGCGCCGCATTGCCGTGGCCACGGTCTCGGCCCGCGAGCTGCAGGAGGCGGCGGATACCGAGTCGCCGCAGGGGGTCCTGGCCATCGCTCCCATTCCCTCGTGGGAGATGCCGGCGCCGCCCTTTGTCGACGGGACCCGCTTTCTGGTTCTCGACGCCCTGCAGGACCCGGGGAACGTGGGCACGGTGGTCCGCACGGCGGCGGCCATGGGGGTACGGGCCACGTTCGCCCTGCCGGGCACCGTGGACGTGTGGAACGCGAAGGTCGTGCGAGGCAGCATGGGGGCGCTGTTCACCCATCCGGTATACCTGCTCGACTGGACGACGGTCGCCGGGTTCATGGCGCAGCATGACGTGACCCTCTGGGCGGCCGACATGGATGGCACCCCGCTGCCGGAACTCGCGCTGCATCAGGTGGCGGCGCCACAGGCGCTCGTGGTCAGCAACGAGGGCGCCGGCCTCACGCCAGCCGTGGCCGCGTCCGTCCAGCGTACGGTGGCCGTGCCCATGGCCGCCGGCGTCGAGTCGCTCAACGTGGGGGTGGCCACCGGCATCCTGTTGTACGCCATGGCCTTTCGTGGAGGCCGCTCGGGATACCCGGCCGCCGGTTGA
- a CDS encoding M48 family metallopeptidase has product MRQSVLLALSLVLTTSCVPSTPEEVAMGNDYAQQIERQLPIVRDPEIVRYINVLGDSIARVVDNRELTWRFNVVDEAEINAFAVPGGHIYVNRGLIERTTNMSELAGVLGHEIAHVTQRHSMKQMAAAQRANIGLSLGCILAPSACQGLAGTGVSAVAQLGFAKFSRDDETEADRYGVKYVTRSGIDPRGMPSMFRILLRERDRNPGSVEGWFASHPVEESRVRTTEEEIAKIDPVVLSSLTRDTPSFQAFKRRLSSLPRSARPR; this is encoded by the coding sequence ATGCGCCAATCCGTCCTGCTCGCCTTGAGTCTCGTGCTGACCACATCCTGCGTGCCGAGTACGCCGGAGGAAGTGGCCATGGGGAACGATTACGCCCAGCAGATCGAGCGGCAGCTCCCCATTGTGCGTGACCCGGAGATCGTGCGCTACATCAACGTGCTCGGCGACAGCATCGCGCGCGTGGTGGACAACCGCGAGCTGACCTGGCGGTTCAACGTGGTGGACGAGGCTGAAATCAACGCCTTTGCGGTGCCGGGCGGACACATCTACGTGAACCGCGGGCTGATCGAGCGCACCACCAACATGTCGGAACTCGCGGGGGTGCTGGGCCACGAAATTGCCCATGTCACGCAGCGGCACAGCATGAAGCAGATGGCCGCCGCGCAGCGGGCCAACATCGGCCTCAGCCTGGGGTGCATCCTCGCCCCATCGGCCTGCCAGGGACTGGCTGGCACCGGTGTATCGGCCGTGGCGCAGCTGGGCTTTGCCAAGTTCAGCCGCGACGACGAAACGGAAGCCGACCGCTACGGCGTCAAGTATGTCACGCGCAGCGGCATCGATCCGCGCGGCATGCCGTCGATGTTCCGCATTCTGCTGCGCGAGCGCGATCGCAACCCGGGCAGCGTGGAAGGCTGGTTTGCCTCACACCCTGTCGAGGAATCGCGGGTGCGCACCACCGAAGAAGAAATCGCCAAGATCGACCCGGTGGTGCTGTCCTCACTCACGCGCGACACGCCGTCATTCCAAGCGTTCAAGCGGCGGTTGAGCAGCCTGCCGAGAAGCGCCAGGCCCCGCTGA
- the udk gene encoding uridine kinase — MKPLIIGIAGGTGSGKSTVARKVAEALPEASVAFLEMDAYYRDFRHLSLDQRHQVNWDHPEAFDVDLLVTHLAALARGEGVDMPIYEFASHARSPHTRRIEPADVIVLDGILLLADHGVRGLCDVKVFVDADADVRLIRRIRRDTAARGRTLESVLDQYLTTVQPMHLQFVEPSKRYADVIVPRGGSNTVAIEMIVAKIQRRLHPNGAMPTPLHTMAVPVDPGPT, encoded by the coding sequence ATGAAACCGTTGATCATCGGCATCGCGGGCGGGACCGGCTCGGGGAAATCCACCGTGGCCCGCAAGGTGGCGGAGGCCCTCCCCGAAGCCTCTGTGGCGTTCCTCGAGATGGACGCGTACTACCGGGACTTCCGGCATCTCTCACTCGACCAGCGGCACCAGGTCAACTGGGATCATCCGGAGGCCTTCGACGTTGACCTGCTGGTGACCCACCTCGCGGCGCTGGCGCGCGGCGAGGGGGTGGACATGCCGATCTACGAGTTCGCGTCGCATGCCCGCAGTCCGCACACGCGGCGGATCGAACCGGCAGATGTCATTGTGCTCGACGGCATCCTGTTGCTGGCCGATCACGGCGTGCGCGGCCTGTGCGATGTGAAGGTGTTCGTGGATGCCGATGCCGATGTGCGCCTCATCCGGCGCATCCGGCGCGACACGGCGGCCCGCGGGCGCACGCTCGAATCGGTACTCGACCAGTACCTCACGACCGTGCAGCCCATGCACCTGCAGTTCGTGGAACCCAGCAAACGCTACGCCGACGTCATTGTCCCGCGTGGCGGCAGCAACACGGTGGCGATCGAGATGATCGTTGCCAAGATCCAACGGCGTCTGCACCCGAACGGGGCGATGCCGACCCCACTGCACACGATGGCTGTGCCGGTGGACCCCGGACCGACCTGA
- a CDS encoding 5'-nucleotidase C-terminal domain-containing protein: MGRTHGDTGRNGPVRAPLGLRHLAVGALLLGQPLWAEYGTGETSAGQLEAQSRTEVLIAATTDVHGRLRGWDYYANAADPGHSLAAAATIVDSLRRANPDGVVLLEGGDILQGNPLTYVAARVRPTPVHPVIAAMNVMRYDAAVLGNHEFNYGVPQLQRAVSQAGFPFLAANVRDAKGKLFVAPWTMITRRGVRIAIVGGTTPGSMVWDREHLAAAGLTVTDIVPAIKASVAEARRRKADVVVALVHSGLNEPASYDTVATGLPSENVAARLPHEVPGLDVVVFGHSHREVVDSVINGVRVVQPRNWAGSVGVATLSLEKQKGRWRVTGHRGASVRVAGHAEHPAVLSAAATSHRNTLEWVTTPVGRTTTAWTADSARVVDAPITDFVNEVMRRTAGADLSATAVFSLEAGLDSGAITLAEISRLYPYDNTLKAVQVSGAQLKAFLEHATRYYRSLTGGGEVPGGGLVDPSVPGFNFDVVAGATYRIDLRKPLGERIVGLAVKGRAVQPDDRFTLALNNYRQGGGGGYAMLAGAPVVHDKGLDIRQLLIEEVQRVGTLDPATYAERNWSIEPEAVRPLAIAEQRRNRSAEQGGRALGAAGSTRRVGTASAPVVRVIAMSDFHAALRPSFDQGNNPVGGAVALSAAIRRLQAECVAPACQHVVVDAGDMFTGTPASDWAGGRPTVDVMNRLDVAAGALGNHEFDFGQDTLRQRIAELRHAVLGVNVRGPDGQRPAWLRADTIVDRGGVKIGIVGAAGTHTPGSASRRKVGSLTFLDPVPLFAERTRALRAAGAQVVVAVIHDGGRCERDRPTVCSGSGIEIGQRLGALGADRPDAYVMGHAHVNLALDFAGMPAVEPTSSGRGIAVIDIPLGGGAARSAIVAVRGDSVSGAHPQLDSIVAVSVSRVRGKLTEPVGSVAEPLRRTGSQYALGNLLADAMRVMGQGDAGLWNNGGIRADLRAGPLTFGDVHYVVPFGNLLARVRVRGRDLPFMLETALNDRGPDVHMSGFLVDFDLSRPRGQRIVAVKDSAGRPVNPSRIYTLVFNDFMVENDFRETMSRAVSTEFTTVRDIDAFSEYLRRLPQPIRADSTPRFRPLTSGSN; this comes from the coding sequence ATGGGACGAACACATGGCGACACGGGCCGGAACGGCCCGGTCCGGGCCCCGCTGGGGCTTCGGCATTTGGCGGTCGGCGCCCTCCTGCTTGGGCAGCCACTTTGGGCTGAGTACGGCACGGGGGAGACCTCGGCGGGCCAGCTTGAGGCCCAATCCCGCACGGAAGTGCTCATTGCCGCCACCACCGACGTGCACGGCCGGCTGCGTGGATGGGACTATTACGCCAACGCCGCGGACCCGGGCCACTCACTGGCCGCCGCGGCCACCATCGTCGACTCACTTCGGCGCGCCAACCCGGACGGGGTGGTGCTGCTGGAGGGCGGCGACATCCTGCAGGGCAACCCGCTCACGTATGTGGCCGCCCGGGTGCGTCCCACGCCGGTGCATCCGGTCATCGCGGCCATGAACGTCATGCGCTACGACGCGGCGGTGCTGGGCAATCACGAGTTCAACTACGGTGTGCCGCAGCTGCAGCGAGCGGTCAGTCAGGCCGGATTTCCCTTCCTCGCCGCCAATGTGCGCGACGCGAAGGGCAAGCTGTTTGTGGCGCCATGGACCATGATCACTCGGCGCGGCGTGCGTATTGCCATTGTCGGCGGAACAACGCCCGGCTCGATGGTGTGGGATCGCGAACATCTGGCGGCCGCGGGCCTGACGGTTACGGACATCGTGCCGGCCATCAAGGCCAGCGTCGCGGAGGCGCGGCGTAGAAAGGCCGACGTGGTGGTGGCCCTGGTGCATTCCGGGTTGAACGAGCCGGCCAGCTACGACACCGTCGCCACCGGTTTGCCGTCGGAAAATGTTGCGGCACGCTTGCCGCACGAAGTGCCGGGGCTCGATGTGGTGGTGTTTGGTCACTCACATCGCGAAGTCGTGGACAGTGTCATCAACGGCGTGCGTGTGGTGCAGCCGCGCAACTGGGCGGGCTCTGTGGGTGTGGCCACGCTGAGTCTCGAAAAGCAGAAGGGTCGCTGGCGCGTGACGGGTCACCGCGGGGCGTCGGTGCGCGTGGCTGGTCACGCGGAGCATCCCGCCGTGCTTTCGGCCGCTGCCACCTCGCACCGCAACACCCTCGAGTGGGTCACCACGCCTGTTGGCCGCACGACCACGGCGTGGACGGCAGACAGTGCCCGCGTGGTGGATGCGCCCATCACTGATTTTGTGAACGAAGTCATGCGGCGGACGGCAGGCGCGGACTTGTCGGCCACCGCCGTGTTCTCCCTCGAAGCAGGACTCGACAGCGGTGCCATTACGCTGGCCGAGATCTCGCGCCTGTATCCGTACGACAACACGCTCAAGGCCGTTCAAGTGAGCGGCGCGCAGCTCAAGGCATTTCTAGAACACGCCACGCGCTACTACCGCTCGCTGACTGGTGGTGGTGAGGTCCCGGGTGGCGGCCTGGTGGACCCGTCGGTGCCCGGCTTCAACTTCGATGTGGTCGCCGGCGCCACGTACCGCATTGACCTGCGCAAGCCGCTCGGTGAGCGCATCGTTGGTCTTGCCGTGAAGGGCAGGGCTGTGCAGCCCGATGACCGTTTCACGCTGGCCCTCAACAACTATCGGCAGGGGGGCGGTGGTGGTTACGCCATGCTGGCCGGCGCGCCGGTGGTGCATGACAAGGGCCTCGACATTCGGCAGTTGCTGATTGAAGAGGTGCAGCGGGTTGGCACACTCGACCCTGCCACTTACGCCGAGCGCAATTGGTCCATCGAACCGGAGGCCGTGCGCCCTCTCGCCATTGCCGAGCAGCGCCGCAATCGGAGCGCGGAGCAGGGTGGGCGGGCGCTCGGTGCCGCTGGGAGCACGCGCCGTGTGGGCACCGCGTCGGCGCCCGTGGTGCGTGTCATTGCCATGAGCGATTTCCACGCCGCACTGCGTCCCTCGTTTGATCAGGGCAACAATCCCGTCGGCGGCGCCGTGGCGCTGTCTGCGGCCATTCGCCGTCTGCAGGCGGAGTGTGTAGCACCTGCCTGTCAGCATGTGGTGGTGGACGCGGGCGACATGTTCACCGGCACCCCAGCCTCGGATTGGGCTGGTGGCCGTCCCACGGTTGACGTGATGAATCGCCTCGACGTGGCGGCCGGTGCGCTCGGCAATCACGAGTTCGACTTCGGCCAGGATACGCTGCGCCAGCGCATTGCTGAGCTCAGGCACGCGGTACTGGGTGTGAATGTGCGCGGACCGGATGGGCAGCGGCCCGCGTGGTTGCGTGCCGACACCATCGTGGATCGCGGCGGTGTGAAGATCGGCATTGTTGGTGCGGCCGGTACCCATACGCCGGGCTCCGCCAGTCGGCGCAAGGTGGGCAGTCTCACCTTCCTCGACCCGGTGCCGCTGTTTGCCGAACGCACGCGGGCCCTGCGCGCTGCTGGCGCGCAGGTGGTGGTGGCCGTCATTCACGATGGCGGGCGCTGTGAGCGCGATCGCCCCACCGTGTGCAGCGGCAGCGGCATCGAGATCGGTCAGCGACTCGGCGCTCTCGGGGCCGATCGACCCGATGCCTACGTGATGGGGCACGCCCACGTGAATCTGGCGCTCGATTTTGCTGGCATGCCGGCCGTGGAGCCGACCTCCAGCGGACGCGGCATTGCCGTCATCGATATTCCGCTGGGCGGCGGCGCGGCACGCAGCGCCATCGTGGCCGTGCGAGGCGATTCCGTAAGCGGGGCGCACCCGCAGCTTGATTCGATTGTGGCGGTCTCGGTGTCTCGGGTGCGCGGCAAGCTCACCGAACCGGTTGGCAGCGTTGCCGAGCCGCTGCGGCGTACGGGCAGTCAGTATGCACTCGGCAATCTGCTGGCCGATGCCATGCGCGTCATGGGGCAGGGCGACGCCGGGCTGTGGAACAACGGCGGCATTCGTGCCGACCTGCGCGCGGGGCCGCTCACGTTCGGCGATGTGCACTATGTGGTGCCCTTCGGCAATCTGCTGGCACGGGTGCGCGTGCGGGGACGCGACCTGCCGTTCATGCTGGAGACGGCGCTCAACGATCGTGGTCCCGATGTGCACATGAGCGGATTCCTCGTGGACTTCGATTTGTCGCGCCCGCGTGGTCAGCGCATTGTGGCGGTGAAGGATAGCGCCGGCCGACCGGTGAATCCGTCGCGCATCTACACGCTGGTGTTCAACGACTTCATGGTGGAGAACGATTTCCGCGAAACCATGTCGCGTGCGGTGTCCACCGAATTCACGACCGTGCGCGACATCGACGCCTTCTCCGAATATCTGCGGCGACTGCCGCAACCCATTCGCGCGGACAGCACACCGCGGTTCCGTCCGCTCACTTCGGGCAGCAACTGA
- a CDS encoding prepilin peptidase, whose protein sequence is MSVHSVLAALQASFTQSPLLDPAAPLFVPGMVGVVLFMTFVVGASIGSFLNVCISRWPEELSVVSPRSRCPRCSRPIAWHENIPLLSWLMLRGKCRGCALPISVQYPAVELVVALGWMASVWTFGLTFEALRVALFATILLGIAITDAKHYLIPDGFTVSGLLLMLAFSFANVFVGEESRFAAAWPSVIGACVGAGAITIIGWLAEVIMKREAMGFGDTTLMAVVGAAVGAERSLLTIVAGAFLGAVVFVGIVGPIVKIRSSRRGEEFEFPDVPFGVFLAPAALLVLLWGEALMTWYLQRVLPA, encoded by the coding sequence ATGTCCGTCCATTCTGTGCTGGCCGCGCTGCAGGCCTCGTTCACGCAGTCGCCCTTGCTCGACCCGGCTGCGCCGCTCTTCGTGCCCGGCATGGTGGGCGTGGTGCTGTTCATGACCTTCGTCGTCGGGGCCTCCATCGGCTCCTTCCTGAACGTCTGCATCTCGCGCTGGCCGGAAGAATTGAGTGTGGTGTCGCCGCGCTCACGTTGCCCACGTTGCAGCCGCCCCATTGCCTGGCACGAGAACATCCCGCTGCTCAGCTGGCTGATGCTGCGCGGCAAGTGTCGTGGCTGCGCGTTGCCCATTTCGGTGCAGTATCCGGCGGTGGAGCTGGTGGTGGCGCTCGGGTGGATGGCGTCCGTGTGGACCTTCGGTCTCACCTTCGAAGCACTGCGCGTGGCTCTCTTTGCCACCATTCTGCTCGGCATCGCCATCACCGATGCCAAGCACTATCTCATTCCCGACGGCTTCACGGTGTCGGGCCTCCTTCTCATGCTGGCCTTCTCCTTCGCCAATGTGTTCGTGGGTGAGGAGAGCCGGTTTGCGGCGGCCTGGCCGTCGGTCATCGGCGCCTGCGTGGGCGCCGGAGCCATCACCATCATTGGCTGGCTGGCCGAAGTGATCATGAAGCGCGAAGCCATGGGCTTTGGCGACACGACACTCATGGCCGTGGTGGGCGCCGCGGTAGGCGCCGAGCGCTCGCTGCTCACCATTGTGGCGGGCGCGTTCCTGGGCGCCGTGGTCTTCGTGGGTATTGTCGGACCCATTGTCAAAATCCGCAGCAGCCGTCGTGGCGAGGAGTTCGAGTTTCCCGACGTGCCCTTCGGTGTGTTCCTTGCGCCCGCTGCGCTCCTGGTCTTGCTTTGGGGAGAGGCGCTGATGACGTGGTACCTGCAGCGCGTGCTTCCGGCCTGA
- a CDS encoding response regulator, with protein MNPAPSNPDRILVVDDEPEIVALVAYHLAKAGYRVSTASSGQDALELARRDRPSLIVLDLMLPGISGFDVLEQLRADDSTRDVAVLMLTARREEPDRIRGLSLGADDYLTKPFSPAELVLRVAAILRRTGNTVPTSADALVIGPLQIDRAAMTVRVSGEHVELTPTEFKLLLTLAERRGRVQGRGHLLETVWEAAPDIQTRTVDMHVQRLRTKLGSAGELIETVRGFGYRLRATPSRAS; from the coding sequence ATGAATCCAGCGCCGAGCAATCCCGATCGCATTCTGGTGGTGGACGACGAGCCCGAAATCGTCGCCCTCGTGGCCTATCACCTGGCCAAGGCCGGCTATCGGGTGTCCACGGCCTCGTCCGGCCAGGACGCGCTCGAACTCGCGCGCCGCGATCGCCCGTCGCTCATTGTGCTCGATCTCATGCTGCCCGGTATCTCGGGGTTCGATGTGCTGGAGCAATTGCGCGCTGATGACAGCACACGGGACGTGGCTGTGCTCATGCTCACGGCGCGCCGCGAAGAGCCCGATCGCATCCGTGGCCTGTCACTCGGCGCCGACGACTACCTCACCAAGCCCTTCTCACCAGCCGAGCTGGTGCTGCGGGTGGCAGCCATTCTGCGCCGCACCGGCAACACGGTGCCCACCAGTGCCGACGCCCTCGTCATCGGCCCGCTGCAGATCGATCGCGCCGCCATGACCGTGCGCGTGAGCGGCGAGCATGTGGAGCTCACACCAACCGAGTTCAAGCTGCTGCTCACGCTGGCCGAACGCCGCGGCCGGGTGCAGGGGCGCGGCCACCTGCTGGAAACGGTGTGGGAGGCGGCGCCCGATATTCAGACGCGCACCGTCGACATGCACGTGCAGCGCCTGCGCACCAAGCTCGGAAGCGCCGGTGAACTCATCGAAACCGTGCGCGGATTCGGCTACCGTCTCCGGGCCACCCCATCGCGCGCCAGTTGA
- a CDS encoding DUF445 domain-containing protein codes for MTDRSPESQPVAALPSTAQPSAALPSTALPAALRITPDDEIRRVRLVRMKRVASAMLVVVAIVYVVARIYEAHHPAIGYLRAFAEAAMVGGLADWFAVTALFRHPLGLPIPHTAIVPSRKDRIGTALGNFVQRNFLTREVVQEKLSAMKLGEKAAQWIARPENSRRLATAAAHGLSGAVNVMRDEDVQALVDKGIVSRLRAMQAGPLVARAFELLTTGGRHQALLDDALRLAARFLEENEELIRDRIRKESPWWVPGAVEDRLGDKIVSGVEKTLVAVAADPAHPLRQRYDEAVERFVANLRDNPETMARAEQIKLDVLNHPGVAEFSREVWTDVKGRLGSYAARLADDAEREPDQIERWLTGLGHKVLEDAVLAEKVNGWIVELVTYSVEQAREEVARLIASTVAAWDADATSRKIELQIGRDLQFIRINGTLVGGLVGVLLHAASGLMK; via the coding sequence GTGACCGACCGCTCGCCGGAATCGCAGCCCGTGGCGGCTCTGCCTTCGACGGCGCAGCCCTCAGCGGCGCTGCCCTCAACGGCGTTACCCGCCGCCCTGCGCATCACACCTGACGACGAGATTCGTCGGGTGCGTCTTGTGCGCATGAAGCGCGTGGCGTCGGCCATGCTGGTGGTCGTGGCCATTGTATACGTGGTGGCTCGCATCTACGAAGCGCACCATCCGGCCATCGGTTATTTGCGCGCCTTTGCCGAAGCCGCCATGGTGGGCGGCCTGGCCGACTGGTTTGCGGTCACGGCCCTGTTCCGCCATCCGCTGGGCCTGCCCATTCCGCACACGGCCATTGTGCCCTCGCGCAAGGATCGCATTGGCACCGCCCTCGGCAACTTCGTGCAACGCAACTTTCTCACGCGCGAAGTGGTGCAGGAGAAGCTGTCGGCCATGAAGTTGGGTGAGAAGGCGGCGCAGTGGATTGCGCGACCGGAGAACTCCCGGCGCCTGGCCACGGCAGCGGCGCACGGCCTGTCGGGCGCCGTCAACGTGATGCGTGACGAAGATGTGCAGGCGCTCGTGGACAAGGGCATCGTGTCGCGACTGCGCGCCATGCAGGCCGGTCCGCTGGTTGCACGGGCCTTCGAGTTGCTCACCACGGGTGGGCGTCATCAGGCCCTGCTCGACGATGCGCTGCGCCTCGCCGCGCGCTTCCTCGAGGAGAACGAGGAGCTCATTCGCGATCGCATCCGCAAGGAAAGCCCGTGGTGGGTGCCGGGGGCCGTGGAGGACCGTCTTGGCGACAAGATCGTGAGCGGCGTGGAGAAGACGCTGGTGGCAGTCGCCGCTGACCCGGCCCATCCACTGCGACAGCGCTACGATGAGGCCGTGGAGCGTTTCGTGGCCAATCTGCGCGACAATCCGGAAACCATGGCGCGCGCCGAGCAGATCAAGCTCGATGTGCTCAACCATCCGGGAGTGGCCGAGTTCTCGCGCGAAGTGTGGACCGATGTGAAGGGCCGACTGGGCAGTTATGCCGCGCGTCTCGCTGACGACGCCGAGCGCGAACCCGATCAGATTGAGCGCTGGCTCACGGGCCTGGGCCACAAGGTGCTGGAAGACGCGGTGCTGGCCGAGAAGGTGAACGGCTGGATCGTGGAGCTCGTGACCTACTCGGTGGAGCAGGCGCGCGAGGAAGTGGCGCGACTGATTGCCAGCACGGTCGCGGCCTGGGATGCCGACGCCACGTCACGGAAGATCGAGTTGCAGATCGGGCGCGACCTGCAGTTCATCCGCATCAACGGGACGCTGGTCGGCGGCCTGGTTGGGGTGTTGCTGCACGCGGCGAGCGGTTTGATGAAGTAG
- a CDS encoding purine-nucleoside phosphorylase yields MTGITSQQEQSAFGAAAAEQAARYVRERVGANWRPPVAGIVLGSGLGGLADRIDNALRIPFSHVPGFPVVTVAGHAGQLLVGTLGGMPVVALAGRFHMYEGHDAALAAFPVRVLHALGAPVYLASNAAGGVRRTFAPGDLMVIADHMNLMFRNPLIGASEPGDERFPDMSDPYDRDLRALLHTAGRAVQVPLQEGVYCGLLGPTYETPAEVRMLERLGVDAVGMSTVPEVIVARALGMRVAAVSCITNAAAGLSPVPLNHEEVMEAGRAVASRFEALVTEFVRRLPATSA; encoded by the coding sequence ATGACCGGCATCACAAGTCAACAGGAGCAGTCGGCCTTCGGCGCTGCTGCCGCCGAGCAGGCCGCGCGGTATGTACGGGAGCGTGTTGGCGCGAATTGGCGCCCGCCAGTGGCCGGTATCGTGCTGGGCTCAGGCCTTGGTGGTCTGGCCGATCGCATTGACAACGCGCTGCGCATTCCGTTTTCCCATGTGCCCGGATTCCCGGTAGTCACGGTGGCCGGACATGCCGGTCAGTTGCTGGTGGGCACGCTGGGTGGCATGCCGGTGGTGGCGCTCGCGGGTCGCTTTCACATGTACGAGGGGCACGACGCGGCGCTGGCCGCTTTCCCGGTGCGCGTGCTGCACGCACTGGGGGCACCCGTCTATCTCGCGTCCAATGCAGCCGGTGGTGTGCGGCGCACCTTCGCGCCCGGTGACCTCATGGTCATTGCCGACCACATGAACCTGATGTTCCGCAACCCGCTCATCGGGGCGTCCGAGCCAGGAGACGAACGTTTCCCGGACATGTCTGATCCCTACGATCGCGACCTGCGTGCTCTGCTGCACACCGCAGGGCGCGCCGTGCAGGTGCCGTTGCAGGAGGGCGTGTACTGCGGCCTGCTGGGGCCCACCTACGAAACGCCGGCCGAAGTGCGCATGCTCGAGCGACTCGGCGTGGATGCGGTGGGGATGTCCACCGTACCCGAGGTAATTGTGGCCAGAGCGCTGGGCATGCGCGTGGCCGCCGTCTCGTGCATTACCAACGCCGCAGCCGGGCTCTCGCCCGTGCCACTCAACCATGAGGAAGTCATGGAAGCGGGCCGCGCCGTGGCTTCACGTTTTGAGGCGCTGGTGACGGAGTTCGTGCGGCGCCTGCCGGCGACAAGCGCCTGA